From the genome of Verrucomicrobiota bacterium, one region includes:
- a CDS encoding DUF1501 domain-containing protein, with protein MNRTTRSQDLALEYRRYRTRRWFFRECGVGLGSIALGSLLADPTLQAAAQAGSNPLAPKHPHFHGKAKRVIYLFMAGAPSHLELFDYKPELARFNGKLPPAELLQGYRAAFINPQSTLLGPKFKFARHGKSGAELSELLPHLAGVVDDIAIVKSLHTEAFNHAPGQIFMNTGSQMFGRPSLGAWTTYGLGSVSSDLPAFVVFSSGSKGTSGGASNWGCGFLPSLYQGVLFRNSGDPVLYLSNPKGMDTEVQRDSLDVLRKLNEKRLGAVGDPEIATRINAYEMAYRMQSAAPELMDLSKEPKSVIEAYGAEPGKASFANNCLLARRLVERGVRFVQLFHEAWDQHGNLVKDLQKNCRDTDRACAALVKDLKDRGMLEDTLVIWGGEFGRTPMVQGGDDGRDHHPNCFTMWMAGGGTKPGISYGESDELGFNASRDKVHVHDLHATILHALGFDHTKLTYRFQGRDFRLTDVHGHVVKDLLA; from the coding sequence ATGAATAGAACCACACGGTCGCAAGACTTGGCTTTGGAGTATCGGCGCTACCGGACGCGGCGATGGTTTTTCCGGGAGTGTGGAGTCGGTCTGGGCTCCATCGCGTTGGGCTCGCTCCTCGCGGATCCCACGCTGCAAGCCGCCGCCCAAGCAGGATCCAATCCCCTCGCCCCCAAGCATCCCCACTTCCATGGGAAGGCCAAACGGGTCATTTACCTCTTCATGGCGGGCGCACCCAGTCATCTGGAACTCTTCGATTACAAACCCGAACTGGCCAGGTTCAACGGCAAGTTGCCGCCCGCGGAACTGCTCCAAGGTTACAGGGCGGCGTTCATCAACCCCCAATCCACGCTGCTCGGACCCAAGTTCAAGTTTGCCCGGCACGGAAAATCCGGCGCCGAACTCAGCGAACTCCTCCCGCATCTGGCGGGCGTGGTGGACGACATCGCGATCGTGAAATCGCTCCATACCGAGGCGTTCAATCACGCTCCGGGACAAATCTTCATGAACACCGGGTCGCAAATGTTCGGACGACCCAGCCTGGGAGCGTGGACCACCTACGGTTTAGGGAGCGTTTCCTCGGATCTGCCGGCGTTCGTGGTCTTCAGCTCCGGCTCGAAAGGCACCAGCGGCGGCGCGTCCAACTGGGGCTGTGGATTCCTCCCCTCGCTTTACCAGGGCGTGCTGTTCCGGAATTCAGGCGATCCCGTGCTCTATCTGTCCAATCCCAAAGGCATGGACACCGAAGTACAGCGCGATTCCCTGGATGTCCTTCGCAAGTTGAACGAGAAGCGCCTGGGTGCGGTGGGCGATCCTGAAATTGCGACGCGCATCAATGCCTATGAAATGGCCTATCGCATGCAATCCGCGGCCCCGGAGCTGATGGATCTTTCCAAAGAACCGAAGTCCGTGATCGAAGCTTACGGCGCGGAACCCGGCAAAGCCTCGTTTGCCAACAACTGTTTGCTCGCACGCCGGTTGGTCGAGCGAGGCGTCCGTTTCGTCCAACTCTTTCACGAAGCCTGGGATCAACACGGCAATTTGGTCAAAGACCTGCAGAAAAACTGCCGTGACACGGATCGAGCCTGCGCCGCCCTGGTGAAAGATCTGAAGGATCGCGGCATGCTGGAAGATACCCTGGTCATCTGGGGGGGCGAATTCGGCCGCACGCCCATGGTGCAAGGCGGAGACGACGGGCGGGATCATCACCCGAATTGCTTCACCATGTGGATGGCGGGAGGCGGAACGAAGCCCGGTATCTCTTACGGGGAATCGGATGAATTGGGATTCAATGCCTCACGCGACAAGGTCCACGTGCATGACCTGCACGCCACCATCCTGCACGCGCTGGGTTTCGATCACACCAAACTGACCTATCGATTCCAGGGCCGAGATTTCCGCCTCACCGACGTGCACGGCCACGTCGTCAAAGATCTGTTGGCCTGA
- a CDS encoding adenylosuccinate synthase: MANTILVGAQWGDEGKGKIIDVLTEGAEIVVRSQGGNNAGHTVYVGRDKYVLHLIPSGILRQGKICVIGNGVVVDPVSLVGEIDGLKKLGIEVAGRLWLSETAHVVLPYHRELDALRELAKGSRKLGTTKRGIGPAYGDKAARVGLRVIDLLDAKRFPELLRERVEENNRVLVAGGVRPLSFKKVLADLTKAASRLRPHVTNTVVFLHAATRRRAEVLFEGAQGTFLDIDHGTYPFVTSSNTTAGGACTGSGVPPNRIDRVVGVMKAYTTRVGEGPLPTEDPALGDLLHGMGREFGATTGRARRCGWLDAVVTRQAAIVNGIDDIAVTNLDGLDTLEVVKVCIGYRVGSRRLDHVPNRIEDFAACRPIYVEFPGWRRSTESVRRWKDLPLAARQYLKAVAELTGAKLSIVSVGPAREQTFSA; the protein is encoded by the coding sequence ATGGCCAATACGATCCTCGTCGGCGCTCAATGGGGCGACGAAGGCAAGGGTAAGATCATCGACGTCCTCACCGAGGGGGCTGAAATCGTCGTTCGTTCGCAAGGCGGCAACAACGCCGGGCACACCGTCTATGTGGGCAGGGACAAATATGTCCTCCACCTGATTCCGTCCGGCATTCTGCGCCAGGGCAAAATCTGCGTCATCGGCAACGGCGTCGTGGTGGATCCCGTATCGCTCGTGGGCGAGATCGACGGATTGAAGAAGCTTGGCATCGAGGTGGCTGGACGCCTTTGGCTCAGCGAAACGGCCCACGTCGTGTTGCCTTATCACCGCGAACTCGACGCCTTGCGCGAGTTGGCCAAGGGATCGCGCAAACTCGGAACGACCAAGCGCGGGATCGGACCGGCTTATGGGGACAAGGCCGCGCGAGTGGGCCTTCGCGTCATCGATCTCCTGGATGCGAAACGCTTTCCAGAGTTGTTACGGGAACGCGTTGAGGAAAACAACCGGGTGCTCGTGGCGGGAGGAGTCCGGCCGCTTTCATTCAAGAAGGTTTTGGCGGACCTGACCAAGGCGGCTTCGCGATTGCGTCCCCATGTGACCAACACCGTCGTGTTCCTGCACGCGGCGACCCGGCGGCGCGCTGAAGTTCTCTTTGAGGGCGCGCAAGGAACGTTTCTGGATATCGACCACGGAACCTATCCGTTCGTGACTTCCTCGAATACGACGGCGGGAGGGGCTTGCACGGGGTCCGGGGTTCCGCCCAACCGCATCGATCGCGTGGTGGGGGTGATGAAGGCTTATACGACTCGCGTGGGTGAAGGTCCGCTGCCGACGGAGGATCCGGCCCTGGGTGATCTTTTGCACGGCATGGGCCGCGAGTTCGGCGCCACGACAGGTCGAGCCCGCCGTTGCGGCTGGCTGGACGCGGTGGTGACGCGGCAAGCGGCGATCGTCAATGGGATTGACGATATCGCGGTGACGAATCTCGACGGGTTGGACACGCTCGAAGTCGTCAAGGTGTGCATCGGCTACCGCGTTGGGTCGCGCCGATTGGATCATGTTCCGAATCGCATTGAGGATTTTGCGGCTTGCCGTCCGATCTATGTCGAATTCCCCGGTTGGCGGCGTTCCACCGAATCGGTGAGGCGGTGGAAGGATCTGCCGCTGGCGGCACGCCAGTATCTCAAGGCCGTCGCGGAGTTGACGGGCGCGAAGTTATCGATCGTTTCCGTCGGCCCGGCTCGCGAACAAACGTTCTCAGCTTGA
- a CDS encoding serine/threonine-protein phosphatase: MSYAKRGKPKGRLRWHGWTDVGRYRKNNEDSFLGLMYDGKEIHRLGKSGEISSASVDFAFAVSDGMGGANAGEYASHIATERLTTLLPRCFQLAAAGLEAGIPDVLAELFDQIHRTLIEHGRVYAECAGMESTLSLCWFVPGRMYLGHVGDSRIYYLPQSTGELKQVTQDDTYVGWLLRTGQINDREARTHPRRNVLQKALGGGNQFVDPQVGVVKCEAGDKFLICSDGLIDGLFDTGLLDVLRPSVPWPAKEDPAEKLVAHAVRNSGRDNTTAIVIELL; the protein is encoded by the coding sequence ATGTCTTACGCCAAACGCGGAAAACCCAAAGGCCGGTTGCGCTGGCACGGCTGGACTGATGTCGGTCGCTATCGCAAGAACAACGAGGATTCCTTTCTCGGTTTGATGTACGACGGCAAAGAGATTCATCGCCTGGGCAAGAGCGGCGAGATTTCGAGCGCGTCGGTTGATTTCGCCTTCGCGGTCAGTGATGGCATGGGTGGGGCCAACGCCGGGGAATACGCGAGCCACATTGCCACGGAACGCCTCACCACGCTTTTGCCGCGGTGTTTTCAGTTGGCGGCTGCCGGCCTGGAGGCGGGCATCCCCGATGTGCTGGCCGAGTTGTTCGACCAGATTCATCGCACGCTCATTGAGCACGGACGGGTGTATGCCGAGTGTGCGGGGATGGAATCCACGCTGAGCCTGTGCTGGTTTGTGCCCGGGCGAATGTACTTGGGGCACGTGGGGGACAGCCGGATTTACTATCTTCCCCAAAGCACGGGGGAGTTGAAACAAGTCACCCAGGATGACACCTATGTGGGTTGGTTGTTGCGCACGGGGCAGATTAACGATCGGGAAGCACGCACGCATCCCCGAAGGAACGTGCTGCAGAAGGCGCTCGGGGGCGGGAATCAATTTGTCGATCCGCAGGTGGGCGTGGTGAAATGCGAGGCGGGCGACAAGTTTCTCATTTGCAGCGACGGTCTCATCGATGGCTTGTTCGACACCGGCCTGCTCGATGTGCTGCGTCCATCCGTTCCTTGGCCCGCCAAGGAAGACCCGGCGGAAAAGTTGGTTGCCCATGCGGTCCGGAACAGCGGACGGGACAACACAACCGCCATCGTGATCGAACTTCTCTAG
- a CDS encoding serine/threonine protein phosphatase: MLKVKDTLRSTVHLTYDGRVVKVFHGPNAAERFANEVKVLRYLERKGCFFVPRVLEADAGQLKLITSSCGGRVDHLDEKRTRELFAELESFGVRHDDPEMRNVTYRPSDGRFCVIDFEFATILQPG; this comes from the coding sequence ATGCTGAAAGTCAAGGACACCTTGCGATCCACCGTGCATCTGACCTACGACGGACGCGTCGTAAAGGTGTTTCACGGTCCGAACGCCGCGGAACGTTTCGCCAACGAGGTCAAGGTGCTGCGTTACCTCGAGCGAAAGGGATGTTTTTTTGTGCCGCGGGTGCTGGAGGCCGATGCCGGGCAATTGAAGCTCATTACGTCCAGTTGCGGTGGACGCGTGGATCACCTGGACGAGAAACGGACGAGGGAACTCTTCGCGGAGTTGGAGAGTTTCGGTGTCCGTCACGACGACCCGGAGATGCGCAATGTGACCTATCGTCCCTCGGACGGACGTTTTTGCGTCATTGATTTCGAATTCGCGACCATTCTTCAGCCCGGTTGA